Proteins found in one Dryobates pubescens isolate bDryPub1 chromosome 1, bDryPub1.pri, whole genome shotgun sequence genomic segment:
- the LOC104306686 gene encoding 2'-5'-oligoadenylate synthase 1 has translation MNVGQMTSMNGLWSVAPSKLDCWIMEELQPSTEFCNQVKETVKQICDFLKEDCFENIRVYKTVKGGSAGKGTALKNKSDADVVLFLSCFSSYQHQKQERKRILDSIKERLHACRESLTFTVHISEPRYKGPDSMPRSLSLTLHSKKNSESIEVDVLPAYDALGQVSKTDPPNPEVYVRLLNASSGPGEFSPCFTELQKMFVKPHPAKMKNLLRLVKYWYKEMLKPQYPDADLPPKYALELLTIYAWEKGTSSSHSFNMAQGFRTVLELLRRHQEMCIYWEKYYSLQHRQIGDHIKRLMRSPCPIILDPADPTGILGQGKDWDLLAQEATRHLLLPCLKDIQPWDVQPARPVIVEVKQLTGNTVMTTTVSPSTTVWQLKEEIEQTLGISPYSQRLAKQEEGRSTPILQDDKTLATYSIFYNTTLMLLHTEPQVMEVFVKDDKNRTTTYRVQPTDTVRQLKEQIHARQGPPAEQQRLTYGSRELEDRHTLAHCGVQNRSTIYMLLRLRGGADPQHSQLPACSCS, from the exons ATGAATGTGGGACAGATGACATCCATGAATGGGCTTTGGTCGGTGGCCCCCAGCAAGCTGGACTGCTGGAtcatggaggagctgcagcccagcacggAGTTCTGCAACCAAGTGAAGGAGACAGTGAAGCAGATCTGTGACTTCTTGAAGGAGGACTGCTTCGAAAACATCCGTGTCTACAAGACTGTCAAG GGTGGCTCGGCAGGCAAGGGCACAGCCCTGAAAAACAAATCTGATGCCGACGTGgtgctcttcctcagctgcttctccagctaCCAGCATCAGAAGCAGGAGAGAAAGCGTATCCTGGATTCGATCAAGGAGAGGCTGCACgcctgcagggagagcttgACTTTCACAGTGCACATCAGTGAGCCCCGGTACAAGGGTCCTGACAGTATGCCacgctccctcagcctcactctCCACTCCAAGAAAAATTCAGAGTCCATCGAGGTGGATGTCCTGCCTGCCTATGACGCCTTGG GGCAGGTGAGCAAGACTGACCCACCAAATCCAGAGGTGTATGTGAGGCTTCTGAATGCCAGCAGTGGCCCTGGGGAGTTCTCCCCTTGCTtcactgagctgcagaagaTGTTTGTGAAGCCACACCCTGCTAAGATGAAGAACCTCCTGCGCCTGGTCAAGTACTGGTACAAGGAG ATGCTGAAGCCACAGTACCCTGATGCAGACCTGCCTCCAAAGTATGCCCTGGAACTACTGACCATCTATGCTTGGGAGAAGGGTACGAGCTCCAGTCATTCCTTCAACATGGCTCAGGGCTTCCGTacggtgctggagctgctgcgcCGGCACCAGGAGATGTGCATTTACTGGGAGAAATACTACTCACTCCAGCACAGACAGATTGGTGACCACATAAAACGTTTGATGCGTAGTCCCTG CCCCATCATCCTGGATCCTGCTGACCCCACGGGGATCCTGGGCCAAGGCAAGGATTGGGACCTGCTGGCGCAGGAGGCAACCCGCCACCTTTTGCTGCCCTGTCTCAAAGACATCCAGCCCTGGGATGTGCAG ccagcccggCCTGTGATAGTTGAGGTGAAGCAGCTGACAGGCAATACTGTCATGACAACAACCGTCAGCCCAAGCACCACTGTCtggcagctgaaggaggagatCGAGCAGACATTGGGCATCTCCCCGTATAGCCAGCGTCTGGCAAAGCAGGAAGAAGGCAGGAGCACCCCTATCCTCCAGGATGATAAGACCCTGGCCACCTACAGCATCTTCTACAACACCACACTGATGCTGCTGCACACTGAGCCCCAGGTGATGGAGGTCTTTGTGAAGGATGACAAGAACCGGACCACCACGTACAGGGTGCAGCCCACTGACACTGTCCGTCAGCTGAAGGAGCAGATCCACGCTCGGCAGGGgcctcctgctgagcagcagcgcCTGACGTACGgctccagggagctggaggatcGGCACACGCTGGCGCACTGTGGTGTCCAGAACAGGAGCACCATCTACATGCTCCTGCGGCTTCGGGGGGGTGCAGACCCCCAGCACTCTCAGTTGCCTGCCTGCTCATGCTCCTGA
- the HYAL3 gene encoding hyaluronidase-3 isoform X1 has translation MVLVLWACLVLGMARGESPAPEPLMGDQPFAVVWNIPTGRCQRRFGVRLPLGDYGIVENQDGRFTGQNITIFYKNKFGLYPYLSRQGTPYHGGIPQRVRLGAHLTRAAGDIRRLLRPAFHGLAVVDWEEWRPLWAQNWGAKRIYRAASEQWVRDWHGLLPARQRLRLARWQFEQAAQVLMEETLLLGRTLRPGGLWGFYRFPNCLNGNWLKEANYTGQCQPAEVERNNQLGWLWAASAALYPSIYLPPMLPPALRRRYVHHRLREALRVAAFGTGGLLPVVAYSRLSFRRSPRFLELADLVHTIGESAALGAAGLVLWGDMSYSRSAVSMAPWCCGHGMYGTGTSPVPAGEKWLRGLQCWGEFSPVLPSPGELCQPAPLPCVHPGSLCGQRDSSSPGVQLQTVPRARTLRAPAAPRPGQPLAPRLWCQSTHLVPLPLLPRLDWQGLYPASPAWP, from the exons atggtgctggtgctgtgggCCTGCCTGGTGTTGGGCATGGCCCGAGGGGAGAGCCCAGCACCAGAGCCTCTGATGGGCGACCAGCCATTTGCAGTGGTGTGGAACATCCCCACCGGCCGCTGCCAGCGccgctttggtgtgaggctgcccCTCGGCGACTATGGCATTGTGGAGAACCAGGATGGCCGCTTTACTGGCCAGAACATCACCATCTTCTACAAGAACAAGTTTGGGCTGTACCCCTACCTGTCACGGCAGGGCACTCCCTACCACGGGGGCATCCCGCAGCGTGTCCGCCTTGGTGCTCACCTCACCAGGGCGGCTGGGGACATCCGCCGCCTCCTGCGCCCTGCTTTCCATGGCCTGGCCGTGGTGGACTGGGAAGAGTGGAGGCCCCTCTGGGCCCAAAACTGGGGGGCCAAGCGAATCTATCGGGCAGCCTCAGAGCAGTGGGTGCGGGACTGGCACGGCTTGCTGCCGGCACGGCAGCGGCTCCGGCTGGCCCGGTGGCAGTTTGAGCAGGCGGCGCAGGTGCTGATGGAGGAGACGCTTCTGCTGGGACGGACCCTGCGGCCAGGGGGACTCTGGGGGTTCTACCGCTTCCCCAACTGCCTCAACGGCAACTGGCTCAAAGAGGCCAACTAcactgggcagtgccagccagcAGAAGTGGAGCGGAACAACcaactgggctggctctgggctgcctcagctgccctctACCCCAGCATCTACCTGCCGCCGATGCTGCCACCTGCCCTGCGCCGCCGCTACGTGCACCACCGGCTGCGCGAGGCGCTGCGCGTAGCTGCCTTTGGGACCGGCGGCCTGCTGCCCGTGGTTGCGTACTCGCGGCTCTCCTTCCGCCGCTCACCCAGGTTCCTGGAGCTG GCTGACCTGGTGCACACCATCGGGGAGAGTGCAGCGCTGGGTGCAGCTGGACTtgtgctctggggagacatGTCCTACTCACGCTCAGCGGTCAGTATGGCCCCTTGGTGCTGTGGGCATGGGATGTATGGGACAGGCACATCCCCTGTGCCCGCTggggagaagtggctgagggggctgcagtgctggggagagttcTCACCGGTGCTTCCctctccaggagagctgtgccAACCTGCACCACTACCTTGTGTCCACCCTGGGTCCCTATGTGGCCAACgtgacagcagcagcccaggagtgcAGCTACAGACAGTGCCACGGGCACGGACGCTGCGTGCGCCGGCAGCCCCAagacctgggcagcctcttgcaCCTCGGCTCTGGTGCCAGTCTACTCACCTCGTTCCGCTGCCACTGCTTCCGCGGCTGGACTGGCAAGGGCTGTACCCAGCAAGTCCAGCTTGGCCCTGA
- the HYAL3 gene encoding hyaluronidase-3 isoform X2, with protein MVLVLWACLVLGMARGESPAPEPLMGDQPFAVVWNIPTGRCQRRFGVRLPLGDYGIVENQDGRFTGQNITIFYKNKFGLYPYLSRQGTPYHGGIPQRVRLGAHLTRAAGDIRRLLRPAFHGLAVVDWEEWRPLWAQNWGAKRIYRAASEQWVRDWHGLLPARQRLRLARWQFEQAAQVLMEETLLLGRTLRPGGLWGFYRFPNCLNGNWLKEANYTGQCQPAEVERNNQLGWLWAASAALYPSIYLPPMLPPALRRRYVHHRLREALRVAAFGTGGLLPVVAYSRLSFRRSPRFLELADLVHTIGESAALGAAGLVLWGDMSYSRSAESCANLHHYLVSTLGPYVANVTAAAQECSYRQCHGHGRCVRRQPQDLGSLLHLGSGASLLTSFRCHCFRGWTGKGCTQQVQLGPDTSCLVPTHSHGLCGHNEPSDTCLPQGMWSW; from the exons atggtgctggtgctgtgggCCTGCCTGGTGTTGGGCATGGCCCGAGGGGAGAGCCCAGCACCAGAGCCTCTGATGGGCGACCAGCCATTTGCAGTGGTGTGGAACATCCCCACCGGCCGCTGCCAGCGccgctttggtgtgaggctgcccCTCGGCGACTATGGCATTGTGGAGAACCAGGATGGCCGCTTTACTGGCCAGAACATCACCATCTTCTACAAGAACAAGTTTGGGCTGTACCCCTACCTGTCACGGCAGGGCACTCCCTACCACGGGGGCATCCCGCAGCGTGTCCGCCTTGGTGCTCACCTCACCAGGGCGGCTGGGGACATCCGCCGCCTCCTGCGCCCTGCTTTCCATGGCCTGGCCGTGGTGGACTGGGAAGAGTGGAGGCCCCTCTGGGCCCAAAACTGGGGGGCCAAGCGAATCTATCGGGCAGCCTCAGAGCAGTGGGTGCGGGACTGGCACGGCTTGCTGCCGGCACGGCAGCGGCTCCGGCTGGCCCGGTGGCAGTTTGAGCAGGCGGCGCAGGTGCTGATGGAGGAGACGCTTCTGCTGGGACGGACCCTGCGGCCAGGGGGACTCTGGGGGTTCTACCGCTTCCCCAACTGCCTCAACGGCAACTGGCTCAAAGAGGCCAACTAcactgggcagtgccagccagcAGAAGTGGAGCGGAACAACcaactgggctggctctgggctgcctcagctgccctctACCCCAGCATCTACCTGCCGCCGATGCTGCCACCTGCCCTGCGCCGCCGCTACGTGCACCACCGGCTGCGCGAGGCGCTGCGCGTAGCTGCCTTTGGGACCGGCGGCCTGCTGCCCGTGGTTGCGTACTCGCGGCTCTCCTTCCGCCGCTCACCCAGGTTCCTGGAGCTG GCTGACCTGGTGCACACCATCGGGGAGAGTGCAGCGCTGGGTGCAGCTGGACTtgtgctctggggagacatGTCCTACTCACGCTCAGCG gagagctgtgccAACCTGCACCACTACCTTGTGTCCACCCTGGGTCCCTATGTGGCCAACgtgacagcagcagcccaggagtgcAGCTACAGACAGTGCCACGGGCACGGACGCTGCGTGCGCCGGCAGCCCCAagacctgggcagcctcttgcaCCTCGGCTCTGGTGCCAGTCTACTCACCTCGTTCCGCTGCCACTGCTTCCGCGGCTGGACTGGCAAGGGCTGTACCCAGCAAGTCCAGCTTGGCCCTGATACCTCCTGCCTCGTGCCCACCCACAGTCATGGCCTTTGTGGTCACAATGAACCCTCTGACACTTGTCTGCCACAGGGCATGTGGAGCTGGTGA
- the IFRD2 gene encoding interferon-related developmental regulator 2 — protein sequence MPRSRRAARRGLGSARARSPASEEEAGSEVLSHCSSASEGTSPADEGAGSEAATEQGQEEEAEDRLKEHMDNLLDKSTRMRQAALQSLRLAFSSRILSEFLLERRLMLTDSLEKCLKKGKGEEQALAGTVLTLLCLQVGSGPEGEELFHSLKPLLISVLTDSTASPGARQSCAMALGMCCYIAAADLEDLILCLSCLEGIFSPPSMGEEASATTQHGPLHCSALQSWSLLLTICPPSHIKSILDNCWLKLSPLLSSSSVTLRILAGETIALIFELAQDLEEDSYYQDTEFLCAQLKILATESNKYRAKTDRRKQHSIFRDILRFIENGEYQEETVRFGLECIYLDSWARQRTYQAFKEVLGAGICHHLQNNDLLREIFGLGPPLVLDAATVKTSKVSRFEKHLYNSAAFKARTKARSRVRDKRADVL from the exons ATGCCGCGCTCCCGCCGAGCCGCGCGCC GTGGCCTCGGCAGCGCCCGAGCTCGCTCTCCCGCCAGCgaggaggaggctggcagcGAGGTGCTGAGCCACTGCAGCAGCGCCAGTGAGGGGACCAGCCCCGCCGATGAGGGCGCAG GGAGTGAGGCGGCGACTGAGcaaggccaggaggaggaggcagaggacaggctgaaggagcacaTGGACAACCTCCTGGACAAGAG CACCAGGATGCGGCAGGCGGCACTGCAGAGCCTGCGCctggccttctcctccagaatCCTCTCCGAGTTCCTGCTGGAGCGTCGCCTCATGCTCACCGACTCCCTCGAGAAGTGTCTCAAGAAAG GTAAAGGGGAGGaacaggcactggcaggcaccgtcctcaccctcctctgcctccaggtGGGTTCCGGCCCGGAGGGGGAAGAGTTGTTTCACAGCCTGAAGCCCCTACTCATCAGTGTCCTGACagacagcacagccagccctggtgcccGGCAGAGT TGTGCCATGGCTCTGGGCATGTGTTGCtacattgctgctgctgacctcgAG GACCTGATCTTATGCCTGTCCTGCTTGGAGGGCATCTTCAGCCCCCCCAGCATGGGCGAAGAGGCCTCAGCAACCACTCAGCATGGCCCTCTGCACTGCAGTGCACTCCAGTCATGgtccctgctcctcaccattTGCCCCCCCTCCCACATCAAGAGTATTTTGGACAA TTGCTGGCTGAAACTGTCCCCActgctgtccagcagcagtGTCACGCTGCGCATCCTGGCTGGGGAAACCATTGCGCTGATCTTTGAGCTGGCCCAAGACTTGGAG GAAGACTCGTACTACCAAGATACAGAgttcctgtgtgcccagctCAAGATCCTGGCTACTGAGAGCAACAAGTACCGAGCCAAGACAGACCGACGGAAGCAGCACTCCATCTTCCGGGACATCCTGCGCTtcattgag AACGGGGAGTACCAGGAGGAGACCGTCCGATTTGGCCTGGAGTGCATATACCTGGACAGCTGGGCACGTCAGCGGACTTACCAGGCCTTTAaagaggtgctgggtgctggcatcTGCCATCACCTCCAG AACAATGACCTGCTACGGGAGATCTTCGGCCTTGGACCACCCTTGGTGCTGGACGCAGCCACTGTGAAAACCAGCAAGGTCTCCCGCTTTGAGAAG CACCTCTACAACTCGGCTGCCTTCAAAGCCCGCACAAAAGCCCGGAGCCGGGTGCGGGACAAGCGGGCAGACGTGCTGTGA
- the NAA80 gene encoding N-alpha-acetyltransferase 80 produces MCNPGPRSCAQPVGEKAEGLRPPGGAVRAQRCGGAEVSDRGRKWWRRRGRWLVRRMGSVSEELSLVPLHQRPELLEACADLLGEEWGKSRASRLHTLQRSSDAFPACLLLLRSQGPSEAPTAREGPYQLVGHVRLSRVAGRPRDLFLESVVVPRALRGRGYGRQLMEATERWARARGFVCLHLTTHDKQHFYAHLGYSLGEPVQSVAFLSPAISTEVLRLFSTPPSTATTTRQRVPTAPLPPLLLPAAPPPPPLLPPAAPPPPPPTTVVWARGVLAESSRQSLLETPHRDAKGLPIFWMKKNIQGSSATSQ; encoded by the exons ATGTGCAACCCCGGACCCCGCTCATGCGCTCAACCGGTGGGGGAAAAGGCAGAAGGCCTCCGGCCGCCAGGGGGCGCGGTTCGGGCTCAGAGGTGTGGAGGAGCAGAAGTGAGCGATCGAGGGCGGAAGTGGTGGAGGCGGCGGGGACGGTGGCTCG TGAGAAGAATGGGCTCTGtgtcagaggagctcagcctggtcCCCCTGCACCAGAGGCcggagctgctggaggcctgtgcCGATCTGCTGGGCGAGGAGTGGGGAAAGAGCCGAGCGTCACGGCTGCACACGCTCCAGCGCTCCTCAGAcgccttccctgcctgcctgctgctgctgcggagCCAGGGCCCTTCTGAGGCCCCCACTGCCCGGGAGGGTCCCTACCAGCTCGTGGGCCACGTCCGGCTCTCCCGTGTGGCTGGCCGGCCCCGTGACCTCTTTTTGGAGAGTGTGGTGGTTCCCCGGGcgctgcggggccggggctATGGGCGGCAGCTGATGGAGGCCACCGAGCGGTGGGCTCGGGCTCGGGGCTTTGTCTGCCTGCACCTCACCACCCACGACAAGCAGCACTTCTATGCCCACCTGGGTTATTCCCTGGGTGAGCCAGTGCAGAGTGTAGCCTTCCTTAGCCCTGCCATATCCACTGAGGTGCTGCGGCTCTTCTCCacccctcccagcactgccaccaccaccaggcAAAGGGTGCCCACTGCCCCACTGCCTCCCCTCCTactgcctgctgccccaccaccacctcccctcctacccccagctgcccccccaccaccccccccaacgaCTGTGGTGTGGGCAAGGGGAGttctggctgagagcagcagacagAGCCTCCTGGAGACCCCCCACCGCGATGCCAAAGGGCTGCCCATCTTCTGGATGAAGAAGAACATCCAAGGGTCTAGTGCCACAAGCCAGTGA